A single region of the Raphanus sativus cultivar WK10039 chromosome 1, ASM80110v3, whole genome shotgun sequence genome encodes:
- the LOC108815647 gene encoding spermidine coumaroyl-CoA acyltransferase translates to MATLEVTEIALVHPSRQPSYNDQTLTLSHLDNDNNLNVSFRYLRVYSSSSSSAARKSPSAVVSASLAAALVHYHPLAGSLRRSESDNRFELYCTAGQTVPLVNASVNCTLESVGYLDGPDPGFVERLVPDPTREEGMLNPCILQVTTFQCGGWVLGASLHHALCDGLGSSLFFNAMAELARGATQVSIQPVWDRARLLGPRDSPWVGAPVRDFLSLNKDFDPYGQDIGDVKRECFLVTDESLDRFKGLLLEKSGLNFTTFEALGAYIWRAKVRAAKIGEDENVKYVYSINIRRLMNPPLPKGYWGNGCVPMYAQIKAGELMEQPIWKTAELIKQSKSNASDEYVRSFIDFQELHHRDGINAGSGVTGFTDWRYLGHSTVDFGWGGPVTVLPLSYKLLGSMEPCFFLPYSDDAAAAGGKVSGFKVLVNLRESAMPEFKEAMDKFHKGDEFVLS, encoded by the exons ATGGCGACACTTGAAGTTACAGAAATAGCCCTGGTTCATCCTTCTCGCCAACCTTCCTACAACGACCAAACACTAACCCTCTCTCATCTCGACAACGATAACAACCTCAACGTCAGCTTCCGTTACCTCCGCGTCtactcctcttcttcttcctccgccGCCAGAAAGTCCCCCTCCGCCGTCGTCTCCGCCTCTCTAGCCGCCGCTCTAGTACACTACCACCCTCTCGCCGGCTCTCTCCGCCGCTCCGAGTCTGATAACCGCTTCGAACTATACTGCACCGCCGGTCAAACCGTCCCTCTCGTCAACGCTTCCGTTAACTGCACGCTCGAGTCCGTCGGGTATTTAGATGGACCCGATCCAGGTTTCGTCGAGAGGTTGGTACCGGATCCGACCCGGGAGGAAGGAATGCTCAACCCCTGTATCCTCCAGGTCACGACGTTCCAGTGCGGTGGTTGGGTCCTAGGAGCGTCGCTTCACCACGCGTTATGCGACGGTTTAGGTTCGAGTCTGTTCTTCAACGCAATGGCTGAGTTAGCTCGTGGAGCGACTCAGGTTTCTATCCAACCGGTTTGGGACAGAGCACGTCTTCTCGGTCCAAGAGACAGCCCTTGGGTTGGAGCTCCGGTTCGTGACTTCTTGTCCTTGAACAAGGACTTTGATCCGTACGGACAAGACATCGGAGATGTCAAAAGAGAGTGTTTCCTCGTGACCGATGAGTCTTTAGATCGTTTCAAGGGTTTGTTACTCGAAAAGTCCGGTTTAAATTTCACCACGTTCGAAGCCCTAGGTGCTTACATTTGGCGTGCAAA AGTGAGAGCTGCGAAGATTGGTGAAGACGAGAATGTGAAGTATGTGTATTCGATAAATATTAGGAGACTAATGAATCCACCTTTGCCTAAAGGCTACTGGGGAAACGGATGTGTACCGATGTATGCTCAGATCAAAGCTGGAGAGCTCATGGAGCAACCGATTTGGAAAACAGCAGAGCTTATAAAACAGAGCAAATCCAATGCTAGTGATGAATACGTTCGCTCCTTTATTGACTTCCAAGAGCTGCACCACAGAGACGGGATCAATGCCGGTTCAG GAGTGACTGGATTCACGGACTGGAGATACTTGGGACATTCAACGGTGGATTTTGGATGGGGAGGACCTGTGACGGTTTTGCCACTTTCGTACAAGTTGCTTGGAAGCATGGAGCCATGTTTTTTCTTGCCATATTCTGATGATGCTGCTGCAGCTGGAGGTAAGGTTAGTGGGTTTAAAGTTTTGGTGAATCTACGTGAGTCTGCAATGCCTGAGTTCAAAGAGGCCATGGATAAGTTTCACAAGGGTGATGAATTTGTGCTGTCTTGA